One window from the genome of Pseudomonas fluorescens encodes:
- a CDS encoding MarR family winged helix-turn-helix transcriptional regulator yields the protein MIDLKNPTSQQMAMEAFFFGYQAFTAKADEMLERRGLSRVHQRIVFFIARYPSLSVKELLALLGVSKQALNMPLRQLMEMHLVNSVASETDKRKRLLELTAEGERFEQALRREQVKLLERVFAEAGEAAVNGWLAVNLALGKSGD from the coding sequence ATGATTGACCTTAAAAACCCGACTTCCCAACAAATGGCCATGGAAGCGTTTTTCTTCGGTTACCAGGCGTTCACCGCCAAGGCCGATGAAATGCTCGAACGTCGTGGGTTGAGTCGGGTCCACCAGCGCATCGTTTTTTTCATCGCCCGCTACCCGTCCTTGAGCGTGAAGGAATTGCTGGCGCTGCTCGGGGTGAGCAAGCAGGCGCTGAACATGCCGTTGCGGCAGTTGATGGAAATGCACCTGGTGAACAGCGTCGCGTCCGAGACTGACAAGCGCAAGCGGCTGTTGGAACTGACGGCCGAGGGCGAGCGGTTCGAACAGGCGTTGCGGCGTGAGCAGGTGAAATTGCTGGAGCGGGTGTTTGCCGAGGCTGGGGAGGCGGCGGTGAATGGGTGGCTGGCGGTGAACCTGGCCCTGGGCAAGTCTGGCGACTGA
- a CDS encoding NCS2 family permease, producing MESRKPEARTLDLSPPLRSGWLERLFKLSLHGTTVKTELIAGLTTFITMAYIIFVNPNIMADAGIDHGAAFVATCIAAALGCLLMGLYANWPVGLAPGMGLNAFFTYTVVGTMGYNWETALGAVFISGVLFMILTLSRVREWLLNSIPVSLRFAMGAGVGLFLGLIGLKTAGIIVDSPATLIKLGSLREPGPLLAAVCFLMIAVLSYHRVFGAILISIIAVTLAGWGLGLVQYNGVMSTPPSLAPTWMAMDVAGVFNVSMISVVLAFLFVHMFDTAGTLMGVAQRAGLVKADGKIENLSRALKADSASSVFGAMVGVPPVTSYVESAAGVAAGGRTGLTAVTVGVLFIAAMFFAPLAGMIPAYATAGALIYVAMLMMGGMAHIEWDEPTDSIPAIVTAIMMPLTFSVADGIALGFITYVVLKAGTGKHKEISVSLWVLCAIFIAKFIFL from the coding sequence GTGGAAAGCCGCAAACCCGAAGCCCGGACGCTGGACCTCTCGCCGCCACTACGCAGTGGCTGGCTGGAACGCCTCTTCAAACTCAGCTTGCATGGCACCACGGTGAAGACCGAGCTGATTGCCGGCCTGACGACCTTCATCACCATGGCCTACATCATCTTCGTCAACCCCAACATCATGGCCGACGCCGGCATCGATCACGGTGCCGCGTTCGTCGCCACCTGCATCGCCGCCGCCCTGGGCTGCCTGTTGATGGGCCTGTACGCCAACTGGCCAGTGGGCCTGGCACCGGGCATGGGCCTGAACGCCTTCTTCACCTACACCGTGGTCGGGACCATGGGCTACAACTGGGAAACCGCGTTGGGCGCAGTGTTCATTTCCGGTGTGCTGTTCATGATCCTGACCCTGTCACGGGTGCGCGAGTGGCTGCTCAACAGCATCCCAGTGAGTCTGCGGTTCGCCATGGGTGCGGGGGTCGGGTTGTTCCTCGGGCTGATCGGCCTGAAAACCGCCGGGATCATCGTCGACAGCCCCGCGACCCTGATCAAGCTCGGTTCGTTGCGTGAGCCCGGTCCGTTGTTGGCTGCGGTGTGCTTCCTGATGATCGCCGTGCTCAGTTATCACCGCGTGTTCGGGGCGATCCTGATCAGCATCATCGCCGTGACCCTGGCCGGTTGGGGCCTGGGGTTGGTGCAGTACAACGGCGTCATGTCGACCCCACCCAGCCTGGCCCCGACCTGGATGGCGATGGACGTGGCCGGGGTGTTCAATGTCAGCATGATCAGCGTGGTGCTGGCCTTCCTGTTCGTGCACATGTTCGACACCGCTGGCACCTTGATGGGCGTTGCCCAGCGCGCCGGGCTGGTGAAAGCCGATGGCAAGATCGAGAACCTGTCCCGCGCCTTGAAAGCCGACAGCGCCTCCAGCGTATTCGGCGCCATGGTCGGTGTGCCGCCGGTGACCAGCTACGTGGAAAGTGCCGCCGGTGTGGCCGCTGGTGGCCGCACGGGGCTTACCGCCGTGACCGTCGGTGTGCTATTTATTGCCGCCATGTTCTTCGCACCGCTGGCCGGGATGATCCCGGCCTATGCCACGGCCGGGGCGTTGATCTACGTGGCCATGCTGATGATGGGCGGCATGGCCCATATCGAATGGGACGAACCGACCGACAGCATTCCGGCCATCGTCACGGCCATCATGATGCCCCTGACGTTCTCGGTCGCCGACGGTATCGCCCTGGGGTTCATCACCTATGTGGTGCTCAAGGCCGGCACCGGTAAACACAAGGAAATTTCCGTCAGCCTGTGGGTGCTCTGCGCGATCTTCATCGCCAAGTTCATCTTCTTGTAA
- a CDS encoding PLP-dependent aminotransferase family protein, which produces MAFSERVSRLKSSLIREILAAAQRPEVMSFAGGLPAEAMLPKVEWAAMPLSMGQYGMSEGEPALREALAAQARGLGVACEASQVLVVSGSQQTLDLAAKLHIDVGTEVMLEAPTYLAALQIFQLFGADCITVPLEADGPDLHQLRARLEQHRPAFIYLIPTFQNPSAVRYSEAKRDAVAALLDEFGVTLIEDEPYRELTFDGGSATPIVSRLKKASWIYTGTVSKTLLPGLRVGYLIASPDLFPHLLRLKQSADLHTNRIGQWQALQWIGTEQYRSHLSELRDFYRDRRDRFQAALQKHFSDIADWNVPQGGLFFWLTLRQPLDTRTLLAAALAADVAFMPGEPFFPEPDQHPGHLRLNFSHIDPARLDEGLKRLAGVVREALAAKAA; this is translated from the coding sequence ATGGCTTTTTCCGAACGTGTCTCGCGCCTCAAAAGTTCTTTGATTCGAGAAATCCTCGCGGCGGCGCAGCGCCCTGAAGTGATGTCGTTCGCCGGCGGCCTGCCGGCCGAAGCCATGCTGCCGAAGGTGGAATGGGCGGCCATGCCGTTATCCATGGGCCAGTACGGCATGAGCGAAGGCGAACCGGCCCTGCGCGAAGCCCTGGCGGCCCAGGCGCGGGGGCTGGGTGTGGCCTGTGAGGCGAGTCAGGTGTTGGTGGTCAGCGGCTCCCAGCAAACCCTCGACCTGGCGGCCAAGCTGCACATCGACGTGGGCACTGAAGTGATGCTCGAAGCGCCGACCTACCTGGCGGCGTTGCAGATCTTCCAACTGTTCGGCGCCGACTGCATCACCGTGCCCCTGGAGGCCGACGGCCCCGACCTGCACCAGTTGCGGGCCCGCCTGGAGCAGCATCGGCCAGCGTTCATCTACCTGATTCCGACGTTCCAGAACCCCTCGGCGGTGCGCTACAGCGAAGCCAAGCGCGATGCCGTGGCGGCGCTGCTGGACGAGTTTGGCGTCACCCTGATCGAGGACGAACCCTACCGCGAGCTGACGTTCGATGGCGGCAGTGCCACGCCGATCGTCAGTCGCTTGAAGAAGGCCAGTTGGATCTATACCGGTACCGTGTCGAAAACCCTGTTGCCGGGGCTACGGGTGGGCTACCTGATCGCCAGTCCGGATTTGTTCCCGCACCTGCTGCGGCTCAAGCAGTCGGCGGACCTGCACACCAACCGCATCGGTCAGTGGCAGGCGCTGCAATGGATCGGTACCGAACAGTACCGCAGCCATTTGAGTGAATTGAGGGATTTCTACCGGGACCGTCGCGACCGGTTCCAGGCGGCGTTGCAAAAGCATTTCTCTGATATCGCGGACTGGAACGTGCCCCAGGGCGGGTTGTTTTTCTGGCTGACCCTCAGGCAACCGCTGGACACCCGCACCTTGCTCGCCGCCGCGCTGGCGGCCGACGTTGCGTTCATGCCGGGGGAGCCGTTCTTCCCGGAGCCGGACCAGCATCCGGGGCACTTGCGCTTGAACTTCAGCCACATCGACCCGGCGCGGCTGGATGAAGGGCTCAAGCGGTTGGCGGGGGTGGTGCGGGAGGCGTTGGCTGCAAAAGCGGCTTGA
- a CDS encoding calcium-binding protein, which produces MAQLIAPSCATDDRGVVISDIVFQANEHTIETLDFKVADQAQLNPEHKHRQAQLEVVDKLYGPLQIGSVAVTRSALNALGATTDGQVLNGENSFFRIASRFFLDSLQFNAADVETHIKLTADANDYRLPTLLFEIASQRSRSARPLLRANLAVQTEAGSYHNILEKLLKSAQGLDPHQFAQTSLNWVNKTKSQILIPTGLGLQAFGIYSGLRGLQDAIRNKDDYQTLFNGASVAAEVASLGVEALVTRQATQMIRAGQRSLGDFAKTTFATRLARGSGLIASVLTLPFDIVSAVDAFKAAANASGKAATDHYVSAALSVTSAAMTLTIGLAALAGFSSAGPVGLAAGLILVVGSQVWGAIRQVDEIDDYITLSAHERLRTGWFAFWTISPDDDIQERYTLAKATAEHTRQLRANALNLLKGPLKDSTEAIVNGRFTVELEQVTYNTWNWWTGEKYQATNTRPKIKDSDDWIDARQGVTLETPGAVIEAAAEHKGIRWYIGGGNDTVFGVENKPNVFHYGSGVKRLRGGAKDDVFVFEGSTSIAPGDEVPAPNRLAGGSGNDTLILAGNPGQGQVPRLGYHIDLEAGQASIITQEGPKSESGQYRHALLEGIEHVEILEGGTHVIKGSAGANIIKSRGNDLIEAGAGDDRIFILGGNNRNADGGPGDDAYVIAHKPGHVSITEDGMGSSVISLDWRADLIESWVIEQGNLVISSCFDGNDWESRKVTLNNVYADTDYPRALQINRLTFTTKDGFHWVPDLPETLEHDSPLVIEAVMVQHGIPRNPAILNDRSERWVAHDKDTSYYVSRLIEFTTLKVRQKSEYCTTLHLDYTHSELTRVEAHYNAYVIQEDGGDTVKYGECGLTLDFGSHRVVLNNLARSDERYSARTKTSGRRAFSALDSQHTFILIMRDGASYRLAIPTPDPARLLNKGFIDKDPVQWKTQAPLSLTPTRKHYAFLQPLDKKPHPMGSQATCAMLTPAVEQTGIEVLTGQGSTYLVHLSPGMTLRLTTPGALAGANPRLPQASTWELDATRLGEVEIKLANNLLQVGTTILHLPAYAEDDLVDQIRVITAQGVVHAVDSLFERVYVTALDGRYFSPPVDPEAALPPELSRLASAQLRVSNMALKDGSPGSLSYHLKARQWTLDTDESRVIAATSLRKTNLCDHHLSLYQDLAREGLSQNPPLDDEALRLLREQCVKWAEGTTLNKSLMLAQAIALSPTFGLELPHWRWLLSPGEIVSRQT; this is translated from the coding sequence ATGGCCCAACTTATAGCGCCCTCTTGCGCTACTGACGACCGGGGTGTCGTCATTAGCGATATTGTCTTTCAGGCCAATGAGCATACGATCGAGACGCTCGACTTCAAAGTCGCCGATCAAGCGCAACTCAATCCGGAACACAAGCACCGGCAAGCCCAACTCGAAGTCGTCGACAAACTTTACGGTCCGCTCCAGATCGGCTCCGTAGCCGTGACCCGCTCCGCCCTGAATGCACTGGGTGCAACCACTGACGGTCAGGTATTGAACGGTGAAAACAGTTTCTTTCGCATCGCCAGTCGTTTTTTCCTGGACTCACTCCAGTTCAATGCAGCGGATGTCGAAACTCATATAAAACTGACCGCCGATGCAAACGACTACCGCCTGCCGACATTGCTTTTTGAAATAGCCAGCCAACGCTCACGCTCTGCGCGCCCATTATTAAGAGCCAACCTTGCAGTACAGACTGAAGCGGGCAGTTATCACAATATCCTGGAAAAACTCCTGAAGTCTGCACAGGGCCTCGACCCTCATCAGTTTGCCCAGACTTCACTGAACTGGGTAAACAAGACCAAGAGCCAGATCCTCATCCCCACCGGCCTGGGACTCCAGGCCTTCGGAATCTACAGCGGCCTGCGCGGCCTGCAAGACGCCATCCGCAACAAGGACGACTACCAGACCCTGTTCAACGGCGCCAGCGTGGCCGCCGAAGTGGCTTCCTTGGGCGTCGAAGCGCTGGTGACCCGACAAGCCACGCAAATGATCCGGGCCGGTCAGCGCTCCCTGGGGGATTTCGCGAAAACCACCTTCGCGACTCGACTGGCCCGGGGAAGTGGGCTGATTGCCAGCGTGTTGACCCTGCCTTTCGATATCGTCTCTGCAGTTGACGCTTTCAAGGCCGCCGCCAACGCGAGTGGCAAAGCGGCCACCGATCATTACGTCAGCGCCGCCTTGAGTGTCACCAGCGCCGCCATGACCCTGACCATCGGCTTGGCCGCGCTGGCGGGCTTCAGTTCAGCCGGTCCGGTGGGCCTTGCCGCCGGGCTTATCCTGGTGGTCGGGTCACAGGTCTGGGGGGCGATTCGCCAGGTCGATGAGATCGACGACTACATAACCCTCAGTGCCCACGAGCGCCTGCGAACGGGTTGGTTCGCCTTCTGGACAATCAGCCCTGACGACGATATCCAGGAGCGCTACACCCTCGCCAAGGCGACCGCCGAACACACCAGGCAACTGCGGGCCAACGCCTTGAACTTGCTCAAGGGCCCGTTGAAAGACAGCACCGAGGCGATCGTGAACGGTCGATTCACCGTGGAACTCGAGCAAGTGACCTACAACACCTGGAACTGGTGGACCGGCGAAAAGTATCAGGCAACGAACACGCGCCCGAAAATCAAGGACAGCGATGACTGGATTGATGCCCGCCAAGGCGTCACGCTCGAAACGCCTGGCGCAGTCATCGAAGCGGCGGCGGAGCACAAAGGCATCCGTTGGTATATCGGCGGCGGCAATGACACGGTTTTCGGGGTAGAAAACAAGCCGAACGTTTTCCACTACGGGTCAGGCGTCAAGCGGCTGAGGGGCGGCGCGAAAGACGATGTATTCGTTTTCGAAGGCTCGACATCCATTGCCCCAGGAGACGAAGTACCTGCGCCGAACCGGCTGGCAGGTGGTTCGGGTAACGACACGTTGATACTGGCCGGCAATCCCGGCCAAGGCCAGGTGCCGCGACTGGGTTATCACATCGACCTGGAGGCGGGGCAGGCGTCCATCATCACTCAGGAAGGTCCCAAGAGCGAAAGCGGACAGTATCGCCACGCGCTTCTTGAAGGCATCGAACATGTGGAAATCCTTGAGGGCGGCACCCATGTCATCAAGGGCAGCGCCGGCGCGAACATCATCAAGTCACGGGGCAACGATCTCATCGAGGCCGGCGCGGGAGACGACCGGATCTTCATTCTCGGCGGCAACAACCGCAACGCCGACGGCGGGCCTGGGGACGATGCCTACGTCATCGCCCACAAACCCGGCCACGTATCGATCACCGAGGACGGCATGGGCAGCAGCGTCATTTCCCTGGACTGGCGCGCCGACCTGATTGAAAGCTGGGTGATCGAGCAGGGCAACCTGGTGATCTCGTCGTGCTTCGATGGCAATGACTGGGAGTCACGCAAGGTCACCCTCAACAATGTCTATGCCGATACGGACTATCCAAGAGCCTTACAGATCAACCGCCTGACCTTCACGACAAAGGACGGCTTCCACTGGGTGCCAGACCTGCCGGAGACGCTGGAGCACGACAGCCCCCTCGTCATTGAAGCGGTCATGGTGCAACACGGCATCCCCCGGAACCCGGCCATCCTCAATGACCGAAGCGAGCGCTGGGTGGCCCACGATAAGGACACGAGCTACTACGTTTCCCGGTTGATTGAATTCACCACGCTCAAGGTGAGACAGAAAAGTGAGTATTGCACCACGCTTCACCTGGACTATACCCATAGCGAACTGACTCGGGTCGAAGCTCACTACAACGCCTATGTCATCCAGGAAGACGGAGGGGACACGGTGAAATATGGTGAGTGCGGTCTCACCCTGGATTTTGGCAGTCACCGTGTCGTCCTGAACAACCTGGCCCGTTCCGATGAGCGCTACAGCGCGCGGACAAAGACCAGCGGGCGACGTGCGTTTTCCGCATTGGATTCGCAGCACACGTTTATCCTGATCATGCGCGACGGCGCCTCCTACCGCCTGGCCATCCCCACCCCCGACCCCGCGCGGTTGCTGAATAAGGGATTCATCGACAAGGATCCGGTGCAATGGAAGACACAAGCTCCCCTTTCACTCACGCCGACCAGAAAGCACTACGCGTTTCTCCAGCCCCTGGATAAGAAGCCCCATCCCATGGGCAGCCAGGCCACCTGCGCGATGCTCACGCCAGCCGTTGAGCAGACCGGTATCGAAGTGCTGACAGGCCAAGGCTCCACGTACCTTGTCCACCTGAGCCCGGGCATGACACTACGGCTGACCACGCCAGGCGCGCTGGCCGGCGCCAATCCCCGACTGCCCCAGGCATCCACTTGGGAACTCGACGCCACCCGCCTCGGGGAGGTCGAGATCAAACTGGCCAATAACCTGCTGCAGGTAGGCACGACGATCCTTCATCTACCCGCCTACGCAGAGGACGACCTCGTCGACCAGATACGCGTCATCACGGCCCAGGGTGTCGTCCATGCAGTCGACAGTCTGTTCGAGCGCGTCTATGTAACGGCACTGGACGGCCGGTATTTTTCGCCCCCGGTCGATCCCGAAGCCGCCCTGCCCCCCGAATTGTCACGGTTAGCATCGGCACAACTGAGGGTGTCCAACATGGCGCTCAAAGATGGCTCGCCCGGCTCACTGAGTTATCACCTCAAGGCGCGCCAGTGGACCCTCGATACAGATGAATCGCGGGTCATCGCCGCAACGAGCCTAAGAAAAACCAATTTGTGCGATCACCATCTCAGCCTTTATCAGGACCTGGCTCGCGAAGGGCTCAGCCAGAACCCACCCCTGGACGACGAGGCGCTGCGCTTGTTGCGCGAACAGTGCGTGAAATGGGCCGAAGGCACGACGTTGAACAAGTCACTGATGCTTGCGCAGGCCATCGCGCTGAGCCCGACTTTTGGCCTGGAACTTCCTCATTGGCGTTGGCTGCTCTCCCCAGGCGAGATCGTCTCCAGACAGACCTAG
- a CDS encoding glutathione S-transferase N-terminal domain-containing protein, giving the protein MIVKALRVGLGQLIILIDFITRPGKKQRPAEAQAQVDQAARSLTLYQFHACPFCVKTRRTLRRLNVPVALRDAKNNAQDRQALLEQGGKIKVPCLRIEENGESTWMYDSKVIIEYLDKRFSAA; this is encoded by the coding sequence GTGATCGTCAAAGCGCTTCGAGTTGGCTTGGGCCAGCTCATCATCCTCATCGACTTCATCACCCGCCCCGGCAAGAAACAACGCCCGGCCGAGGCCCAGGCGCAGGTCGACCAGGCCGCCCGCAGCCTGACGCTGTATCAATTCCACGCCTGCCCGTTCTGCGTGAAGACCCGCCGCACCTTGCGCCGCCTCAACGTACCGGTGGCCCTGCGCGATGCGAAGAACAACGCGCAGGATCGCCAGGCGCTGCTGGAACAAGGCGGCAAGATCAAAGTGCCGTGCCTGCGTATTGAAGAAAATGGCGAGAGCACCTGGATGTATGACTCCAAGGTGATCATTGAGTATCTGGATAAGCGGTTCTCTGCAGCCTGA
- the uraH gene encoding hydroxyisourate hydrolase, with amino-acid sequence MGRLTTHVLDAAHGCPGSAIKVELYRVEGSQLQLVASAQTNSDGRCDAPLLQGEDYRSGVYQLQFHAGDYYRARGVQLPEPAFLDVVVLRFGISAEQEHYHVPLLISPYAYSTYRGS; translated from the coding sequence ATGGGACGTTTGACTACTCACGTTTTGGATGCTGCACATGGCTGCCCGGGCAGCGCGATCAAGGTCGAGTTGTACCGGGTGGAGGGCTCGCAATTGCAGCTGGTCGCCAGCGCGCAGACCAACAGCGATGGCCGTTGCGATGCACCCTTGCTGCAAGGGGAGGACTACCGCTCGGGCGTCTATCAATTGCAATTTCATGCCGGCGATTATTACCGCGCACGTGGCGTGCAACTGCCCGAGCCGGCGTTCCTGGATGTGGTGGTGCTGCGCTTCGGCATTTCGGCCGAGCAGGAGCATTATCACGTGCCCCTGCTGATTTCGCCCTACGCCTATTCAACCTATCGAGGCAGTTGA
- the folE gene encoding GTP cyclohydrolase I FolE: MSLEQNYTAILGQLGEDVSREGLLDTPKRAAKAMQYLCRGYEQTLEEVTNGALFSSDNSEMVLVKDIELYSLCEHHLLPFIGKAHVAYIPSGKVLGLSKVARIVDMYARRLQIQENLSRQIADAVQQVTGALGVAVVIEAKHMCMMMRGVEKQNSSMITSVMLGEFRENAATRSEFLSLIK, from the coding sequence ATGTCTCTGGAACAGAATTACACCGCGATTCTCGGCCAACTGGGCGAGGACGTTTCCCGCGAGGGCCTGCTCGATACGCCCAAGCGCGCTGCCAAGGCCATGCAGTACCTCTGCCGCGGTTATGAACAAACGCTGGAAGAAGTCACCAACGGTGCCTTGTTCAGCTCCGATAACAGCGAGATGGTGCTGGTCAAGGACATCGAGTTGTACTCGTTGTGCGAACACCACCTGCTGCCTTTCATCGGCAAGGCCCACGTGGCCTACATCCCGAGCGGCAAGGTGCTGGGGTTGTCGAAAGTCGCGCGCATCGTCGACATGTATGCGCGGCGCCTGCAGATCCAGGAAAACCTCAGCCGCCAGATCGCCGACGCGGTCCAGCAAGTGACCGGCGCCCTGGGCGTGGCGGTGGTGATCGAGGCCAAGCACATGTGCATGATGATGCGCGGTGTGGAAAAGCAGAATTCTTCGATGATCACTTCGGTGATGCTCGGCGAGTTCCGGGAAAACGCCGCCACTCGCAGCGAATTCCTCAGCCTCATCAAGTAA
- a CDS encoding Smr/MutS family protein, translating into MQDDDFSLFKSAIQGVKPIKHDRAETGKPKADRAQIAKLRQAATVRTDATTVDGLSDQFVIDVGPEDELMWARDGVQESQMRKLKVGQIPFEGSLDLHGMSVEKARETLWAFLAEATKFEIRCVRVTHGKAVRLDGKRPMIKSHVNTWLRQHPQVLGFTSCQAKHGGAGAVYVMLKRTMMEGRDE; encoded by the coding sequence ATGCAAGACGACGACTTTTCCCTGTTCAAAAGTGCGATCCAGGGCGTAAAACCGATCAAGCACGACCGTGCCGAGACCGGCAAGCCCAAGGCCGATCGCGCGCAAATCGCCAAGCTGCGCCAGGCCGCCACCGTGCGCACCGACGCCACGACTGTGGACGGACTGTCCGATCAGTTCGTGATCGACGTCGGGCCGGAAGACGAGTTGATGTGGGCGCGCGACGGTGTCCAGGAAAGCCAGATGCGCAAGCTGAAGGTCGGCCAGATCCCCTTCGAAGGCAGCCTCGACCTGCACGGCATGAGCGTCGAAAAGGCCCGGGAAACCCTTTGGGCGTTCCTGGCCGAAGCCACTAAATTCGAAATCCGCTGCGTGCGCGTCACCCATGGCAAAGCCGTACGCCTGGATGGCAAGCGACCGATGATCAAGAGCCACGTCAACACCTGGTTGCGCCAGCACCCGCAAGTGCTGGGCTTCACCTCCTGCCAGGCGAAACACGGTGGCGCCGGGGCGGTCTACGTGATGCTCAAGCGCACCATGATGGAAGGTCGCGACGAATAG
- a CDS encoding LysE family translocator has protein sequence MNLETWLLFSGAALVVILIPGPLSLLMIGNSLNYGLRRSYPAFLGGVIASICLLSASALGLGALLLASEQLFSALKIVGALYLFYLAWQSWQQSRQPAQGAEVPQAAAVPRFRALFGRAFVLGASNPKDILFFAAFLPQFLSAEQPFLPQLLIMIATWTVLDLLCKLAYGLGAHGAARYLRTGKGQSWFNRISAGLFGGAGAASLMSTH, from the coding sequence ATGAATCTGGAAACCTGGCTGTTGTTCAGTGGCGCCGCCTTGGTGGTGATCCTTATCCCCGGCCCGCTGTCGCTGTTGATGATCGGCAACAGCCTGAACTACGGCCTGCGTCGCTCGTACCCGGCATTCCTCGGTGGGGTGATCGCGTCGATCTGCCTGCTGAGTGCCTCGGCGTTGGGGCTCGGTGCGTTGTTGCTGGCGTCGGAACAATTGTTCAGCGCCCTGAAAATCGTCGGTGCCCTGTACCTGTTCTACCTGGCCTGGCAGAGCTGGCAGCAGTCGCGGCAACCTGCCCAAGGCGCCGAAGTGCCCCAGGCCGCCGCGGTGCCACGTTTCCGCGCGTTGTTCGGCCGGGCGTTCGTGCTGGGTGCCAGCAATCCGAAAGACATCCTGTTCTTTGCCGCTTTCCTGCCGCAGTTCCTGAGCGCCGAACAACCCTTCCTGCCGCAACTGCTGATCATGATCGCCACCTGGACCGTACTCGACCTGCTCTGCAAACTGGCCTACGGCCTCGGCGCCCACGGCGCGGCGCGCTATCTGCGTACCGGCAAGGGCCAGAGCTGGTTCAATCGGATCAGCGCGGGCCTGTTTGGCGGCGCGGGTGCAGCCTCCTTAATGTCCACCCACTGA
- the puuE gene encoding allantoinase PuuE, translating to MSADYPRDLIGYGNNPPHPQWPGNARIALSFVLNYEEGGERNVLHGDKESEAFLSEMVAAQPLQGERNMSMESLYEYGSRAGVWRVLKLFKAFDIPLTIFAVAMAAQRHPDVIRAMVAAGHEICSHGYRWIDYQYMDEAQEREHMLEAIRILTEITGERPLGWYTGRTGPNTRRLVMEEGGFLYDSDTYDDDLPYWEPNTPNGKPHLVIPYTLDTNDMRFTQVQGFNKGDDFFQYLKDAFDVLYAEGAEAPKMLSIGLHCRLIGRPARLASLKRFLEYVKGHEHVWFSRRVDIARHWQQAHPYQGASNPGASK from the coding sequence GTGAGCGCTGACTACCCACGCGACCTGATCGGTTACGGCAATAACCCTCCCCATCCCCAGTGGCCGGGCAACGCCCGCATCGCTTTGTCCTTCGTGCTCAACTACGAAGAAGGTGGCGAGCGTAACGTCCTGCATGGCGACAAGGAATCCGAAGCGTTCCTTTCGGAGATGGTCGCCGCGCAACCGCTGCAGGGCGAGCGCAACATGAGCATGGAATCGCTGTACGAGTATGGCAGCCGTGCCGGTGTCTGGCGGGTCCTCAAGCTGTTCAAGGCATTCGACATCCCGCTGACCATCTTCGCCGTCGCCATGGCCGCCCAGCGCCATCCGGACGTGATTCGCGCCATGGTCGCCGCCGGTCACGAAATCTGCAGCCACGGCTATCGCTGGATCGACTACCAGTACATGGATGAGGCCCAGGAGCGCGAGCACATGCTCGAAGCGATCCGCATCCTCACCGAAATCACTGGCGAGCGCCCGCTGGGCTGGTACACCGGCCGCACCGGCCCGAACACCCGCCGGCTGGTGATGGAAGAAGGCGGTTTCCTCTACGACAGCGACACCTACGACGACGACCTGCCCTACTGGGAACCGAATACCCCGAACGGCAAGCCGCACCTGGTGATTCCCTACACCCTCGACACCAATGACATGCGCTTCACCCAGGTGCAGGGTTTCAACAAGGGTGACGATTTTTTCCAATACCTGAAGGACGCTTTCGACGTGCTGTATGCAGAAGGTGCCGAGGCGCCGAAGATGCTCTCCATCGGGCTGCATTGCCGGCTGATCGGCCGCCCTGCGCGCCTGGCATCCCTCAAGCGCTTCCTCGAATACGTCAAAGGCCATGAACACGTCTGGTTCAGCCGGCGTGTCGACATCGCCCGCCACTGGCAGCAGGCCCACCCGTACCAAGGGGCTTCGAATCCAGGAGCCTCGAAATGA